The following proteins are encoded in a genomic region of Populus trichocarpa isolate Nisqually-1 chromosome 13, P.trichocarpa_v4.1, whole genome shotgun sequence:
- the LOC7482420 gene encoding uncharacterized protein LOC7482420 isoform X2: MTMKLFDAHCHLQDPRILNKTPQLIATALDTGVVRFAVNGVSEKDWNLVKEMGESYPSVIPCFGLHPWFIEERTPNWFNTLKEFFQITPSAAVGEIGLDKGSHGKKIDFNDQVQVFRRQLELAKELNRPVSVHCVHAFGDLLEIMKSTGPFPAGVILHSFLGSAEMVPEFAKLGAYFSFSGFLMSMKKEKATKMLKAVSSDRILLETDAPDALPNGKFGSLFLVDGGIFHPEGENSSSNADSLHDGDSHPSKDASALPRETPNHPANIHNVLSYVASLLDITKQELAELSYANAFRNKQVCP; encoded by the exons ATGACCATGAAACTATTTGATGCACACTGTCACCTGCAAGACCCAAGAATCCTTAACAAGACACCTCAACTCATTGCCACTGCCCTTGATACTGGCGTAGTCCGTTTTGCTGTCAATGGGGTTTCTGAG aaagacTGGAACTTGGTTAAAGAGATGGGTGAGAGCTATCCGTCTGTGATCCCATGCTTTGGTCTCCACCCCTG GTTTATTGAGGAGAGGACTCCTAATTGGTTCAACACACTTAAAGAGTTCTTTCAGATCACACCCTCTGCTGCTGTTGGAGAG ATTGGTTTGGACAAGGGTTCACATGGAAAGAAGATTGATTTCAATGATCAG GTTCAAGTATTCCGGAGACAGCTTGAACTCGCAAAAGAGTTGAATAGACCAGTATCTGTCCATTGTGTTCATGCTTTTGGTGATCTTCTTGAGATAATGAA GAGTACAGGACCTTTCCCAGCTGGTGTCATTCTCCATTCTTTCCTGGGTTCTGCTGAGATGGTTCCTGAGTTTGCCAAGCTTGGTGCTTACTTTTCGTTTTCTGGTTTTCTCATGTCCATGAAAAAAGAGAAGGCAACAAAAATGCTGAAAGCG GTATCTTCTGATAGGATTTTGTTGGAAACAGATGCACCTGATGCCCTGCCTAATGGAAAGTTTGGTTCCCTTTTTCTGGTTGATGGAGGTATTTTTCATCCTGAAGGagaaaattcttcttcaaatgCTGACAGTCTCCATGATGGTGATTCCCATCCTTCAAAAGATGCATCGGCATTGCCAAGAGAAACACCTAATCATCCTGCAAATATACACAAT GTCTTAAGTTACGTTGCATCCTTGCTGGACATCACCAAACAAGAACTTGCAGAACTGAGCTATGCAAATGCA TTCCGGAACAAGCAGGTGTGTCCATAA
- the LOC7493880 gene encoding BTB/POZ domain-containing protein At5g17580: protein MASRDVSSWLSKSPSPSEVQLHVHGMPFSVDKDLLSARSAKIAALLKENPPEKLAFLLRDIPADPETFELVARFCHGYELILSTENVIPLISLAYYLEMTESHSDNNLLDKTLAFFEDKVLPSWNETIKALRSASSIIQQVLHSGLVDACLESLIYKALADPRLLGEPIKNSTCNEDSEDEEVFKPNARRKLFSPDWKSEDLTTLSLQLYNPLIQAMNQHGVPPEYVAASLCQYVKKWANSGENETIYKRGVIEAVERLLPPEKGILPCTLLFEMLRLAICLECSNDCRSGFEIRIGKQLDQAEVKDLLIPSQGYSKEIQYDIECVRRILKHFYANYSSTDVSGIISVAELIEEFLMEVASDIDLRIDTFVSLAEMSLAASLGTQRNSDGIYRAINIYLDKHRYLTELEREEVCRVLDCQKMSPEACEHAAKNERLPVRFVVQVLFVAQLQLRDTITKEVQVFDDKLRREVVEDEENEVKMGFDEEEVRVEMEKMSIKVMELERECCIMRKEIEHGCTHQKSKKGKVSMWREMKRKLGCVSSTHDCNCQVKKKKKKY, encoded by the exons ATGGCCAGTAGAGATGTATCATCTTG GTTGTCCAAGTCTCCATCCCCATCAGAAGTTCAGCTCCATGTACATGGCATGCCTTTCAGTGTAGACAAA GATCTTCTGTCAGCAAGATCAGCCAAAATAGCTGCCCTGCTCAAAGAAAACCCCCCAGAAAAGCTGGCTTTTCTTCTCCGAGATATTCCTGCTGATCCAGAAACCTTTGAACTTGTTGCTAGATTCTGCCATGGGTATGAACTGATTTTGTCCACAGAGAATGTAATACCACTCATTTCTCTTGCTTACTACTTGGAGATGACTGAAAGTCACAGCGACAATAATCTGCTGGACAAGACTCTTGctttttttgaagataaagtCCTTCCTAGCTGGAATGAAACCATCAAGGCTCTTCGGTCCGCGAGCAGTATCATTCAACAAGTACTGCATTCAGGTTTGGTTGATGCATGTTTAGAATCACTCATTTACAAAGCATTGGCCGATCCCCGGCTTCTTGGAGAACCAATCAAGAATTCAACATGCAATGAGGATAGTGAGGATGAGGAGGTCTTTAAACCAAATGCGAGACGAAAACTTTTTTCTCCTGATTGGAAATCAGAGGATTTGACTACACTGTCCCTCCAGTTATATAATCCCCTCATACAAGCAATGAATCAGCATGGAGTCCCACCAGAATATGTGGCAGCATCTCTTTGTCAATATGTAAAGAAGTGGGCCAATTCAGGAGAGAATGAGACAATTTACAAGAGGGGAGTGATTGAAGCAGTGGAAAGGCTTCTGCCTCCTGAAAAAGGAATTCTTCCTTGCACGTTGTTGTTTGAAATGCTCAGGCTTGCGATTTGTCTGGAATGCAGCAATGATTGTAGAAGTGGTTTTGAGATTAGGATCGGGAAGCAATTAGACCAGGCAGAAGTGAAAGACCTCTTAATACCGTCTCAAGGTTATTCCAAGGAAATCCAATATGATATTGAGTGTGTGAggaggattttgaaacatttctATGCCAACTACAGCAGCACTGATGTTTCTGGTATAATCTCGGTGGCAGAACTCATTGAAGAATTTTTGATGGAGGTTGCGAGTGACATAGATTTGAGGATAGACACGTTTGTTTCTTTAGCTGAGATGTCATTGGCAGCATCATTAGGAACACAGAGAAATTCCGATGGAATATACAGGGCCATCAACATTTACCTGGACAAGCATAGATATTTGACAGAGCTGGAAAGAGAGGAGGTATGTAGGGTGTTAGATTGCCAAAAAATGTCACCTGAAGCCTGTGAACATGCAGCGAAGAACGAAAGGTTGCCAGTTAGGTTTGTGGTGCAGGTGTTGTTTGTGGCGCAGTTGCAGTTGCGAGACACAATCACAAAGGAGGTGCAGGTTTTTGATGATAAATTGAGAAGAGAGGTGGTGGAGGATGAGGAGAATGAAGTGAAGATGGGTTTTGACGAGGAAGAGGTGAGGGTTGAAATGGAGAAAATGAGCATCAAAGTGATGGAGCTCGAGAGAGAGTGCTGCATAATGAGGAAAGAAATAGAACATGGTTGCACCCATCAGAAATCAAAAAAGGGCAAAGTTAGCATGTGGagagaaatgaagagaaaattggGGTGTGTGAGTAGCACTCATGATTGTAACTGCCAagtcaagaagaagaagaagaaatactgA
- the LOC7482420 gene encoding uncharacterized protein LOC7482420 isoform X1 — MTMKLFDAHCHLQDPRILNKTPQLIATALDTGVVRFAVNGVSEKDWNLVKEMGESYPSVIPCFGLHPWFIEERTPNWFNTLKEFFQITPSAAVGEIGLDKGSHGKKIDFNDQVQVFRRQLELAKELNRPVSVHCVHAFGDLLEIMKSTGPFPAGVILHSFLGSAEMVPEFAKLGAYFSFSGFLMSMKKEKATKMLKAVSSDRILLETDAPDALPNGKFGSLFLVDGGIFHPEGENSSSNADSLHDGDSHPSKDASALPRETPNHPANIHNVLSYVASLLDITKQELAELSYANAVRLFSYEGSKLLEK, encoded by the exons ATGACCATGAAACTATTTGATGCACACTGTCACCTGCAAGACCCAAGAATCCTTAACAAGACACCTCAACTCATTGCCACTGCCCTTGATACTGGCGTAGTCCGTTTTGCTGTCAATGGGGTTTCTGAG aaagacTGGAACTTGGTTAAAGAGATGGGTGAGAGCTATCCGTCTGTGATCCCATGCTTTGGTCTCCACCCCTG GTTTATTGAGGAGAGGACTCCTAATTGGTTCAACACACTTAAAGAGTTCTTTCAGATCACACCCTCTGCTGCTGTTGGAGAG ATTGGTTTGGACAAGGGTTCACATGGAAAGAAGATTGATTTCAATGATCAG GTTCAAGTATTCCGGAGACAGCTTGAACTCGCAAAAGAGTTGAATAGACCAGTATCTGTCCATTGTGTTCATGCTTTTGGTGATCTTCTTGAGATAATGAA GAGTACAGGACCTTTCCCAGCTGGTGTCATTCTCCATTCTTTCCTGGGTTCTGCTGAGATGGTTCCTGAGTTTGCCAAGCTTGGTGCTTACTTTTCGTTTTCTGGTTTTCTCATGTCCATGAAAAAAGAGAAGGCAACAAAAATGCTGAAAGCG GTATCTTCTGATAGGATTTTGTTGGAAACAGATGCACCTGATGCCCTGCCTAATGGAAAGTTTGGTTCCCTTTTTCTGGTTGATGGAGGTATTTTTCATCCTGAAGGagaaaattcttcttcaaatgCTGACAGTCTCCATGATGGTGATTCCCATCCTTCAAAAGATGCATCGGCATTGCCAAGAGAAACACCTAATCATCCTGCAAATATACACAAT GTCTTAAGTTACGTTGCATCCTTGCTGGACATCACCAAACAAGAACTTGCAGAACTGAGCTATGCAAATGCAGTACGGTTGTTCTCTTATGAAGGTTCCAAGttattagaaaaatag
- the LOC7493879 gene encoding non-specific phospholipase C4 translates to MVADQSSSSSTATPSPIKTVVVLVQENRSFDHMLGWLKTINPEINGATGSESNPISSSDSNSTLVFFGDQAAYVDPDPGHSIQDIYEQVFGVPWTEASLSDDNKPPPKMNGFAQNAERLQKGMAQTVMNGFKPDAVPVYKELAENFAICDRWFASVPASTQPNRLYVHSATSHGATSNNRQLLIEGYPQKTIFESLDESGFTFGIYYQYPPATLFYRNLRKLKYLTKFHQFDLHFKKHCEEGKLPNYVVIEQRFFDLLSIPANDDHPSHDVSEGQKFVKKVYEALRASPQWNEILFIIIYDEHGGFYDHVPTPVTGVPSPDDIVGPAPYNFKFDRLGVRVPAFLISPWIEPGTVLHAPSGPYPTSEFEHSSIAATVKKIFNLKEFLTKRDAWAGTFEGILTRTSPRVDCPVTLVEPVKLREGAAKEDAKLSEFQEELVEMAAVLNGDLKKDIYPQQLVDGLNVSDGAKYVEKAFKRFCDECDKAKKNGVDDSEIICLEKPATTHRASKSFVQKLFSCLVCDNN, encoded by the exons ATGGTAGCTGATCAGAGCTCTAGTAGCAGCACTGCCACACCTTCCCCCATCAAAACGGTGGTGGTTCTGGTCCAAGAAAACCGTTCATTTGACCACATGTTAGGGTGGCTAAAGACTATAAACCCAGAAATCAATGGAGCCACGGGTTCTGAATCTAACCCCATCTCCAGCTCCGACTCAAACTCAACTCTCGTATTCTTTGGTGACCAAGCTGCCTACGTTGACCCTGACCCTGGCCACTCGATCCAAGACATTTACGAACAAGTTTTCGGGGTTCCATGGACCGAAGCCTCACTCTCTGATGACAACAAACCGCCTCCAAAAATGAATGGTTTTGCACAGAATGCAGAGAGATTGCAGAAGGGCATGGCTCAGACTGTCATGAATGGTTTCAAACCGGACGCAGTTCCAGTCTACAAGGAGTTGGCCGAGAATTTTGCTATTTGTGACCGTTGGTTTGCTTCCGTTCCTGCATCAACACAACCCAACAGGCTTTATGTGCATTCTGCGACGTCTCATGGAGCTACTAGCAACAACAGGCAGTTGCTGATTGAAGGTTACCCTCAAAAGACCATATTTGAGTCCCTGGATGAGTCTGGTTTTACTTTTGGGATTTATTATCAGTATCCCCCAGCTACTCTCTTTTACAG GAACCTTCGAAAGTTGAAATACCTGACAAAGTTTCACCAGTTTGATCTGCACTTTAAGAAGCACTGTGAAGAAGGGAAGCTACCAAACTATGTTGTCATCGAACAGagattttttgatcttttatcgATACCTGCAAATGACGATCACCCATCTCATGATGTCTCAGAAGGTCAGAAATTCGTGAAAAAAGTATACGAGGCACTACGAGCTAGTCCTCAATGGAATGAAATCTTATTTATAATCATATATGATGAACATGGTGGTTTCTATGATCACGTTCCAACTCCTGTAACTGGTGTCCCTAGCCCTGACGACATTGTTGGTCCTGCGCCATATAACTTCAAGTTTGATCGTCTTGGCGTTAGAGTTCCTGCATTTCTTATATCTCCCTGGATTGAGCCTGGAACAG TGTTACATGCGCCTTCGGGACCATATCCTACATCAGAGTTTGAGCATTCCTCCATTGCAGCAACTGTTAAGAAGATCTTTAATCTGAAAGAGTTCCTAACCAAGCGCGATGCTTGGGCAGGCACTTTTGAGGGCATTTTGACTAGAACTAGTCCGAGAGTGGATTGTCCAG TTACGTTGGTTGAACCTGTGAAATTGCGTGAGGGTGCTGCAAAAGAAGATGCAAAACTTAGTGAATTCCAAGAAGAACTGGTGGAAATGGCAGCTGTATTGAATGGAGATCTTAAGAAGGATATTTATCCTCAGCAACTTGTGGATGGCTTGAATGTATCGGATGGCGCAAAGTATGTTGAGAAAGCATTCAAGAGGTTTTGTGATGAATGTGACAAGGCAAAGAAAAATGGAGTGGATGACTCTGAGATCATATGCTTAGAAAAGCCAGCAACAACACACAGAGCATCCAAATCCTTCGTTCAAAAGCTATTTTCTTGCTTGGTTTGTGATAATAATTGA